A genomic segment from Verrucomicrobiaceae bacterium encodes:
- a CDS encoding rRNA pseudouridine synthase gives MPPPTPVRTGLARAMSKLGYCSRSRASELIRTGKVSVNRTVRKNPEFPVLLGKDVIVMDDVSINQAPRIYVMLNKPHGLITSASDEQGRETVFSCFEHSRLPHLSPVGRLDKASEGLLLFTNDNAWADTITNPDTHLHKTYHVHVSGTVDAKRLAQLQRGIDDEGEHLSAKDVKILRTGEKNTWLEFTLDEGRNRHIRRMLEVFGIEVLRLVRVKIGSLALGNLPKGQWRELTKHEVLRTREPQP, from the coding sequence ATGCCTCCACCCACCCCTGTCCGCACCGGCCTAGCTCGTGCCATGTCCAAGCTGGGCTACTGCTCCCGCAGCCGAGCCTCCGAACTCATCCGAACGGGCAAAGTCAGCGTGAACCGCACCGTGCGCAAAAATCCGGAGTTCCCCGTGCTGCTCGGAAAAGACGTCATCGTCATGGATGACGTCAGTATCAATCAAGCCCCACGTATCTACGTCATGCTCAACAAGCCCCATGGCCTCATCACCAGCGCCTCCGATGAGCAGGGGCGTGAGACCGTTTTTTCGTGCTTTGAGCACTCTCGCCTTCCCCACCTCTCACCCGTTGGTCGCTTGGATAAGGCCAGTGAAGGCCTGCTGCTCTTCACCAACGACAACGCCTGGGCAGACACCATCACCAATCCCGATACGCATCTGCATAAAACCTACCATGTGCACGTCAGCGGCACCGTGGATGCCAAACGCCTCGCACAGCTCCAAAGAGGCATCGATGACGAAGGCGAGCACCTCAGCGCCAAAGACGTGAAAATCCTCCGCACCGGTGAAAAGAACACCTGGCTCGAATTCACCCTCGATGAAGGCCGCAACCGACACATCCGCCGCATGCTCGAGGTATTTGGCATCGAGGTGCTGCGGCTCGTCCGTGTGAAAATTGGTTCCTTAGCACTGGGAAACCTCCCCAAAGGCCAATGGCGCGAGCTCACCAAGCACGAAGTGCTGAGAACACGCGAGCCCCAGCCTTAA
- a CDS encoding glycerate kinase: MRILIAPDKFKGSLSAARVASIVATELRGVFPDWEVDLCPIADGGEGTAEALTTAHNGTWVQIPTRDAQNRPLVAQYGLTQENGRLQAVMEMSAASGLALVSDLPLSPSTASTYGTGLMMLDAIERGASRILIGIGGSATNDAGTGMAAALGFRFLDGNGRDLEKLPADLLRLKHILPPAKWPVDVLVACDVTNPLLGPEGCTRIYGPQKGIHDFEWFESRLQHLTSVVQRDLGLNPAEIPGAGAAGGLGYGLMTFCGARLVSGFDLIADLTDLRPRIAAADLVITGEGRLDAQTLHGKGPMGVAKLAHQLQKPIIGIAGLIEARDQLAPHFSSLIQVKPDALPVAEAIQRGPELLAEAVRTQLVAAIKACSSASKPPL; the protein is encoded by the coding sequence ATGCGCATCCTCATCGCCCCAGACAAGTTCAAAGGCTCCCTCTCGGCCGCGAGAGTAGCCTCCATCGTCGCCACGGAGCTACGCGGCGTATTTCCTGACTGGGAGGTGGATCTATGCCCCATCGCCGATGGGGGTGAGGGCACCGCAGAGGCCCTCACCACGGCCCATAATGGCACCTGGGTGCAAATTCCCACCCGCGACGCTCAAAATCGCCCCCTCGTCGCCCAGTATGGACTCACCCAGGAAAATGGCCGCCTCCAGGCCGTCATGGAAATGAGCGCCGCCAGTGGCCTCGCCCTCGTCAGCGACCTACCACTCTCCCCCAGCACCGCTAGCACCTATGGCACAGGCTTGATGATGCTCGATGCCATCGAGCGTGGCGCTAGCCGCATCCTCATCGGCATCGGCGGCAGCGCCACCAATGACGCCGGCACCGGCATGGCCGCAGCACTCGGTTTTCGCTTCCTCGATGGAAATGGCCGCGATCTCGAAAAACTGCCCGCAGACCTCCTCCGGCTCAAACACATCCTCCCACCCGCCAAGTGGCCTGTGGACGTGCTCGTCGCCTGTGACGTCACCAATCCCCTCCTCGGCCCCGAGGGCTGCACACGCATCTACGGCCCCCAAAAAGGCATCCACGACTTCGAGTGGTTCGAGAGTCGCCTCCAGCACCTCACATCCGTCGTCCAGCGTGATCTAGGGCTCAATCCAGCGGAAATTCCAGGTGCAGGAGCCGCTGGCGGTCTCGGCTACGGCTTGATGACCTTTTGCGGCGCACGACTCGTCAGTGGTTTCGACTTGATCGCCGACCTCACCGATCTGCGCCCCCGCATCGCTGCCGCGGACCTCGTCATCACTGGCGAAGGCCGCCTCGATGCCCAGACCCTGCACGGCAAAGGCCCCATGGGTGTCGCAAAACTCGCCCACCAACTGCAAAAACCCATCATCGGCATCGCCGGACTCATCGAGGCACGCGATCAGCTCGCCCCCCACTTCAGCTCACTCATTCAGGTCAAACCAGACGCCTTACCCGTAGCCGAAGCCATCCAGCGCGGGCCGGAACTGCTCGCCGAGGCCGTGCGCACACAGCTCGTCGCTGCGATCAAGGCCTGCTCATCTGCTTCAAAGCCTCCGCTTTGA
- the lpxA gene encoding acyl-ACP--UDP-N-acetylglucosamine O-acyltransferase: MIHATALIDPLAQIDSSVCIGAYALIEGPVKLAAGVVIGAHAHVLGDTTIGSGTRIGRATIIGELPQDLSFDPATLSSVLIGTNNVIREQCTIHRGSKPGSSTQIGDDNFIMANVHFAHDVQVGNHNAVANAVLFAGHTHLGSHCFVGGGAGFHQFIRIGDFSLVQGHSSISKDVPPYSSVNRLNRMSGLNVIGLKRQGFTAADRAAIKRLFHLLFCSGRNLTQALAEAATHEWPEKAAHLLAFIQSPSKKGICSVTHRDREA, encoded by the coding sequence ATGATTCATGCCACCGCACTGATCGATCCGCTCGCTCAAATCGACTCCAGTGTCTGCATCGGGGCCTATGCCTTGATCGAGGGGCCGGTCAAACTCGCGGCCGGTGTCGTCATCGGGGCGCATGCGCATGTGCTGGGGGACACCACCATCGGCAGCGGCACCCGCATCGGGCGGGCGACGATCATTGGCGAACTGCCGCAGGATTTGTCCTTTGATCCCGCCACGCTTAGCAGCGTCCTCATTGGCACCAACAATGTGATCCGGGAGCAATGCACCATCCACCGTGGCTCCAAGCCCGGCAGCAGCACCCAGATCGGCGATGACAATTTCATCATGGCCAACGTCCACTTCGCCCATGATGTGCAGGTGGGGAATCACAACGCCGTGGCCAATGCCGTGCTTTTCGCTGGTCACACACATCTGGGCAGCCACTGCTTCGTCGGCGGTGGAGCGGGCTTTCATCAGTTCATCCGCATTGGCGACTTTTCTCTGGTGCAGGGCCATAGCAGCATCAGCAAGGACGTGCCGCCCTACAGCTCCGTGAACCGACTGAACCGCATGTCCGGTCTCAATGTGATCGGCCTGAAGCGCCAGGGCTTCACCGCCGCCGACCGCGCCGCCATCAAGCGCCTGTTTCATCTACTCTTCTGCTCCGGCAGAAACCTCACCCAGGCCCTCGCCGAGGCCGCCACCCACGAATGGCCGGAAAAAGCCGCCCACCTGCTCGCCTTCATCCAATCCCCCAGCAAAAAAGGCATCTGCTCCGTGACGCATCGTGATAGGGAGGCTTGA
- the serC gene encoding 3-phosphoserine/phosphohydroxythreonine transaminase has protein sequence MRFSHNFSAGPGALPLSVLETTREALHEIPEAGVSILGISHRSTWFRDVVAEAEDHFRQLLNLPDNYHVLFLQGGGTQQFSQVPMTLLRGATTPAEYLHTGYWSGKSIPEAQREGPVKVLWSGESEGFRRLPTDTELAASPDSTYFHYISNETVEGMQFHRTLGHDSVLRVCDMSSDFLSRPVDPQRFAILYAHAQKNLGPAGVTVVLVRDDIVQATPHGLPSMLDYRLHAAAHSIYNTPPVFAIYVTMLVARWLKQDIGGLERMAEINQAKAKLLYDVIDGSEGFYSGRAAAGDRSLMNVVFNLSTHDMEQEFTHAAAKLGICGLEGHRSIGGLRASIYNAVTLDSAQTLACFMQDFSRDKT, from the coding sequence ATGCGCTTTTCTCACAATTTTTCCGCAGGCCCAGGGGCACTGCCCCTTTCCGTCCTGGAAACTACAAGGGAGGCACTTCACGAAATCCCCGAAGCAGGCGTTTCCATTCTCGGCATCAGCCATCGTTCCACTTGGTTCCGCGATGTCGTCGCAGAAGCAGAGGATCATTTTCGGCAGTTACTCAATCTGCCCGACAATTATCACGTCCTTTTCCTCCAAGGAGGTGGAACCCAACAATTCAGCCAGGTGCCCATGACTCTCTTGCGCGGGGCCACTACTCCGGCCGAATACCTGCACACCGGCTACTGGAGCGGGAAGTCGATTCCCGAGGCCCAACGCGAAGGCCCCGTCAAGGTGCTTTGGTCCGGCGAATCCGAAGGATTCCGCCGACTGCCCACGGACACTGAATTGGCGGCATCCCCCGACAGCACGTATTTCCATTACATCTCGAACGAAACGGTGGAGGGCATGCAGTTTCACCGCACTCTCGGTCACGACAGCGTCCTGCGAGTCTGCGACATGTCTTCGGACTTTCTGAGCCGTCCGGTGGATCCCCAGCGCTTCGCTATCCTCTACGCCCACGCCCAGAAAAACCTCGGTCCAGCCGGTGTCACCGTCGTGCTGGTGCGGGACGACATCGTGCAGGCCACTCCGCATGGACTTCCTTCCATGCTGGATTACCGCCTGCATGCGGCTGCGCACAGCATCTACAACACACCGCCTGTTTTTGCGATTTATGTGACCATGCTGGTGGCCCGTTGGTTAAAGCAGGACATCGGTGGACTGGAGCGCATGGCCGAGATCAACCAGGCCAAAGCAAAGCTGCTCTACGATGTGATTGATGGCAGCGAAGGATTTTATTCGGGACGTGCGGCTGCCGGAGACAGGTCCTTGATGAATGTGGTCTTCAATCTTTCCACTCACGACATGGAACAGGAGTTCACCCATGCCGCGGCAAAGCTCGGCATCTGTGGTTTGGAAGGACACAGGTCCATCGGCGGCCTGCGTGCTTCCATCTACAATGCGGTGACGCTCGATTCTGCCCAAACCCTGGCCTGCTTCATGCAGGATTTTTCGCGGGACAAAACCTAA
- a CDS encoding D-hexose-6-phosphate mutarotase, producing MKLPPSVQIIDHHENYPIIEVQHREATGRIALHGGHVLEWMPAHSDPVLYMSPQAVLEHGKPIRGGIPVCWPWFGPHADSAKPAHGFVRTQMWELDRVRETPERVDLVLRIADSSESREMWPFSFEARLFISMGLELEVALELTNTDRRPWSFTGALHSYFIVGDVRQISLHGLHGTQYVEGRLSPEKRPQSGPVLIDQEVDRLYASDATVIVNDPVMARELRIEKSGSLSTVVWNPWIEKSTRLADLPDDAYPEFVCVETTNAGEDSITLAPDESHLLFTRICVRSLKEEALPEPMLPESGLFA from the coding sequence ATGAAATTGCCCCCCAGCGTCCAAATCATCGATCATCACGAAAATTATCCCATCATTGAGGTACAGCACCGGGAGGCGACGGGGCGGATCGCGCTGCATGGTGGCCATGTGCTGGAGTGGATGCCTGCGCATAGTGATCCGGTGCTCTATATGAGTCCGCAGGCGGTTTTAGAACATGGGAAGCCAATCCGTGGGGGTATCCCTGTGTGCTGGCCGTGGTTCGGGCCGCATGCGGATAGCGCCAAGCCTGCGCACGGCTTTGTCCGCACTCAAATGTGGGAGCTGGATCGGGTGCGGGAGACGCCGGAGCGTGTCGATCTGGTGCTGCGGATCGCAGATTCATCGGAGTCACGTGAGATGTGGCCGTTTTCCTTTGAGGCACGTCTTTTCATCAGCATGGGGCTGGAGCTAGAGGTGGCGCTGGAGCTGACCAATACGGATCGCAGGCCGTGGAGCTTCACGGGGGCGCTGCATAGTTACTTCATCGTCGGTGATGTGCGGCAGATCAGTCTGCACGGCTTGCACGGGACTCAGTATGTCGAGGGGCGACTTTCGCCGGAAAAACGACCTCAGAGTGGCCCGGTGCTCATCGATCAGGAGGTGGATCGTCTATATGCCAGTGATGCCACGGTGATCGTGAATGATCCGGTCATGGCCCGTGAACTGCGGATCGAGAAGAGTGGTAGTCTGAGCACGGTGGTGTGGAATCCCTGGATCGAGAAGTCCACACGCCTGGCAGATCTGCCGGATGATGCGTATCCAGAGTTTGTCTGCGTCGAGACGACCAATGCAGGTGAGGATAGCATCACACTGGCTCCAGATGAGTCACACCTGCTTTTCACACGCATTTGTGTCCGCTCACTGAAGGAGGAGGCTCTGCCAGAGCCGATGCTGCCGGAGAGTGGCCTATTTGCCTGA
- the ruvA gene encoding Holliday junction branch migration protein RuvA, whose translation MIAFLRGILSEALPHQAVVDVHGVGYVANIPLGTFDRLPHPGAEVRLLTHYHVTDRDHTLYGFFTAEERDLFRLLIDRVSGIGPKMALAVLSGMPVSSFKDAVIQGDVKALARIKGVGGKTAERIVLELKDKVGVVDAWQASRSARTDHDPLREAQSDAVLALISLGYKQGEAQKAVNEITRQPGFAAGEASSVDRIIREALRAMN comes from the coding sequence ATGATCGCTTTTTTACGAGGAATACTCTCTGAGGCGCTGCCACACCAGGCAGTGGTGGATGTGCATGGCGTGGGCTATGTGGCAAATATTCCACTCGGCACCTTTGACCGCCTGCCGCATCCTGGGGCCGAGGTGCGTCTGCTGACGCATTACCACGTCACAGACCGTGACCACACGCTTTACGGTTTTTTCACGGCGGAGGAGAGGGATCTCTTCCGCCTGCTGATCGACCGGGTTTCTGGCATCGGGCCGAAGATGGCCCTAGCCGTGCTCAGCGGCATGCCAGTGTCCTCTTTTAAGGACGCCGTCATTCAGGGCGATGTCAAAGCCCTAGCGCGGATCAAAGGCGTGGGCGGCAAGACGGCCGAGCGCATCGTGCTGGAACTGAAGGACAAGGTCGGCGTCGTGGATGCCTGGCAGGCGAGCCGCAGCGCGAGGACCGACCATGATCCGCTGCGTGAGGCGCAAAGCGATGCCGTGCTCGCCCTCATCTCCCTCGGTTACAAGCAGGGTGAGGCGCAGAAGGCCGTGAACGAAATCACCCGCCAGCCCGGTTTCGCCGCTGGTGAGGCCAGTAGCGTGGACCGCATCATCCGCGAAGCCCTCCGTGCGATGAATTGA
- the mscL gene encoding large conductance mechanosensitive channel protein MscL: MLNEFKNFILKGNVVDLATGVIIGAAFGGIVTAFTKGIVEPLLALVGGGGTPDLKIALSEAVKLDIGIIIGAVISFLITAAVIFFVIVKPANKLMAMMKKAEAAAPPPPAEDIVLLTQIRDLLKK; the protein is encoded by the coding sequence ATGTTGAACGAATTCAAAAATTTCATTCTCAAAGGCAACGTCGTTGACCTAGCCACTGGTGTCATCATCGGTGCTGCCTTTGGCGGCATCGTCACAGCTTTTACCAAAGGCATTGTTGAGCCCCTCTTGGCTCTTGTCGGTGGCGGTGGCACCCCCGATCTGAAGATCGCCCTCAGTGAAGCGGTGAAACTCGACATCGGCATCATCATCGGCGCGGTGATCAGCTTCCTCATCACCGCTGCGGTGATCTTCTTTGTCATCGTGAAGCCTGCGAACAAGCTCATGGCCATGATGAAGAAGGCAGAAGCCGCTGCTCCACCTCCTCCTGCTGAAGACATCGTGCTCCTTACGCAGATCCGCGATTTGCTGAAGAAGTAA
- a CDS encoding cytidine deaminase has product MALLAKTADMDDLNALMDRARVVAARAYAPYSRFQVGCALRTVAGGLYVGCNVENASYGLTICAERNAVFAAVSAEGQGMRIAQLAVIALGHEFPPCGACRQVIAEFSQAESEVAFFQNGGLVSKSIAELLPSAFQL; this is encoded by the coding sequence ATGGCGCTGCTCGCGAAGACTGCGGATATGGATGATCTGAATGCTCTGATGGATCGTGCTCGTGTCGTGGCGGCGCGGGCTTATGCGCCGTACTCGCGTTTCCAAGTGGGGTGCGCGCTGCGGACGGTGGCCGGAGGTCTCTATGTGGGCTGCAATGTGGAAAATGCTAGTTACGGTCTGACGATCTGTGCGGAGCGGAATGCTGTTTTCGCTGCCGTGTCGGCTGAGGGGCAGGGGATGCGCATCGCGCAGCTCGCGGTGATCGCGCTAGGGCATGAGTTCCCGCCTTGTGGTGCGTGTCGGCAGGTGATCGCAGAATTTTCACAGGCTGAGAGCGAGGTCGCTTTTTTTCAAAATGGTGGTCTCGTGTCCAAATCCATCGCCGAACTCCTTCCTTCCGCCTTCCAGCTATGA